A region from the Aquimarina sp. ERC-38 genome encodes:
- a CDS encoding pyridoxal phosphate-dependent aminotransferase: MRTTQINRRDWLKKGFLTFGAMTIVPSEMWSNTVINAQQNNRKFLYQNSVFDEFTPPKFPDLSTIKARLVWNENPYGPSKKAAKAFQEKVFEGNHYSWKSLGELVKKIATKEGVEPDQIMMGPGSSDLLEKTALVLFQNGGNVVSADPSYMSLVSVAKAFGGDWKAIKLTADYQHDLEAMEAAIDDQTKLVYITNPNNPTATLTDTKKLKDFCARVSEKVPVFIDEAYIELTDGDVANSMVSLVAEGKNVLISRTFSKIHGMAGLRIGYMMGATTLLEKIQEITRGGMGISGPTIAAAYTSIDDTEFLVSTKQKIVEARTYTTNFLKEMGIVPMPSETNFVIFPIDMDGNEFLEKIYDKKVVVRAFKFWDQNWCRVSIGTMDEMKIFTESISEILV; the protein is encoded by the coding sequence ATGAGAACTACGCAAATTAACAGAAGAGATTGGCTTAAAAAAGGATTTTTGACATTTGGTGCCATGACTATTGTCCCGTCAGAGATGTGGTCAAATACGGTGATTAATGCGCAACAAAACAATCGTAAATTTTTATATCAAAACTCAGTTTTTGATGAGTTTACGCCTCCTAAATTTCCGGATTTAAGCACCATAAAAGCTCGTCTGGTGTGGAATGAAAATCCCTATGGCCCTTCAAAAAAGGCTGCTAAGGCTTTTCAAGAAAAGGTATTTGAAGGAAATCATTATTCCTGGAAATCTTTAGGAGAACTGGTAAAAAAAATTGCAACGAAGGAAGGTGTGGAGCCTGATCAAATTATGATGGGTCCCGGTTCTTCGGATTTGTTAGAAAAAACAGCGCTGGTATTATTTCAAAACGGTGGCAATGTAGTGAGTGCTGATCCGAGTTACATGTCTTTAGTCAGTGTGGCCAAAGCTTTCGGAGGAGACTGGAAAGCTATTAAACTTACTGCAGATTATCAGCATGACCTGGAAGCTATGGAAGCAGCTATTGACGATCAAACCAAACTAGTTTATATTACAAACCCTAATAATCCTACTGCAACCTTAACAGATACTAAGAAGCTAAAAGATTTTTGCGCACGTGTTTCTGAAAAAGTACCGGTTTTTATCGATGAAGCCTATATTGAACTTACTGATGGAGATGTGGCTAATAGTATGGTATCTCTAGTTGCTGAAGGTAAAAATGTTTTAATTTCCAGAACGTTTTCTAAGATTCATGGTATGGCCGGTTTGCGAATCGGATATATGATGGGTGCTACTACTTTATTAGAAAAAATTCAGGAAATCACCCGGGGGGGTATGGGAATTTCCGGACCGACCATCGCAGCAGCTTATACTAGTATAGATGATACTGAATTTCTGGTCTCTACAAAACAAAAGATTGTAGAAGCACGAACATATACTACTAATTTCCTTAAAGAAATGGGAATCGTACCCATGCCATCAGAGACTAACTTTGTAATTTTTCCTATAGATATGGATGGTAATGAATTCCTGGAAAAAATATATGATAAAAAGGTGGTAGTACGTGCTTTTAAATTTTGGGATCAAAACTGGTGTAGGGTAAGTATTGGTACCATGGATGAAATGAAAATTTTTACCGAATCTATTTCTGAAATCCTGGTATAA
- a CDS encoding lytic polysaccharide monooxygenase yields the protein MKLKLRSQRFRKNHLWKTVVLHSKTLCCTALTLASFQPVFTHGTVTSPPSRVWVCFQENPESPDSPACDAAVKGWGTQAFYDWTEVARMDAGGEHRKIINDGNLASAGRPDKFGGLDQVRDDWVATPVTPGPFTLTWTITAPHETLYYEVYITKEGWTPNQPLTWDSIELLKRTGGRPLSSEDKIDVVLPERTGKHVLYSIWQRSKTPEAFYSTSDIDFGNNTLDVDSFEKSKLGAVEQNYPNPFTSKSTIKYSLQKKSPVNITVYNILGQKVKTLINTEKGAGEHEIVFNADDKNEAGVYFYVFRTGDYSETRRMVIRK from the coding sequence ATGAAACTTAAATTACGTTCTCAACGTTTTAGGAAAAACCATCTATGGAAAACTGTAGTACTTCATTCCAAAACCCTGTGCTGTACGGCACTTACTTTAGCATCTTTTCAACCTGTTTTTACCCATGGTACGGTGACCAGTCCTCCAAGTCGAGTTTGGGTATGTTTTCAAGAAAACCCTGAAAGTCCGGACTCTCCTGCTTGTGATGCAGCCGTAAAAGGTTGGGGTACGCAGGCGTTTTATGACTGGACTGAAGTTGCGAGAATGGATGCCGGTGGGGAACACCGTAAGATTATCAATGATGGGAACCTGGCAAGCGCCGGTCGTCCTGACAAATTCGGAGGGCTGGATCAGGTTAGAGATGACTGGGTGGCTACACCAGTTACTCCGGGACCTTTCACCCTCACTTGGACTATTACTGCACCACATGAGACTTTATATTATGAAGTCTATATTACTAAAGAAGGATGGACGCCAAATCAACCCTTAACCTGGGATAGTATTGAGCTACTTAAACGAACTGGTGGCAGACCACTTTCTTCTGAAGATAAAATAGATGTAGTATTACCTGAAAGAACCGGAAAACACGTATTGTATAGCATTTGGCAGCGATCTAAAACTCCGGAAGCTTTTTATTCAACCAGTGATATTGATTTTGGAAACAATACATTAGATGTAGATTCTTTTGAAAAGTCCAAGTTAGGAGCGGTAGAACAAAATTATCCGAATCCTTTTACTTCTAAAAGTACCATTAAATATTCTTTACAAAAAAAATCTCCGGTAAATATTACCGTGTATAATATTTTAGGACAGAAAGTAAAAACTTTAATTAATACGGAGAAAGGTGCGGGAGAGCATGAAATAGTTTTTAATGCGGATGATAAAAACGAAGCCGGAGTATATTTCTACGTATTTAGAACAGGAGATTATTCTGAAACCAGACGTATGGTAATTAGAAAATAA
- a CDS encoding Crp/Fnr family transcriptional regulator yields the protein MKDSRIETTLTVVRNYLEKFSSITDSDWEFFSSRLIPRQIAKKTTFLKLNSVESTISFIVSGMVRLYIPESEDSKEITFGFSFQEQFISAYDSFLTRTPSQYELQTLTDTSLLTMTYENLQEVYKTTQIGNLIGRLTAERLFLIKSKREQTLLQNTAEERYLNIFKYHPEMIQRIPLKYISSYIGVTPQALSRIRKKIT from the coding sequence ATGAAAGATTCTCGTATTGAAACAACATTAACCGTAGTTCGAAACTATCTCGAAAAGTTTTCATCGATTACGGATTCGGATTGGGAGTTTTTCTCTTCTAGGCTTATTCCCAGGCAGATTGCTAAAAAAACCACGTTTCTAAAACTCAACTCCGTAGAAAGCACTATTTCTTTTATCGTATCCGGAATGGTACGCTTATATATACCCGAAAGTGAAGATTCTAAAGAAATTACCTTTGGCTTTTCTTTTCAGGAACAATTTATAAGTGCTTACGATTCGTTTTTAACCCGAACACCTTCTCAATACGAGCTACAAACTTTAACGGACACTTCACTTCTTACTATGACTTATGAAAATTTACAGGAAGTTTATAAAACTACTCAAATTGGAAATTTAATTGGAAGGCTTACAGCTGAACGCCTATTTCTTATAAAATCAAAAAGAGAACAAACCTTACTACAAAATACCGCAGAAGAACGCTATTTGAATATTTTTAAATATCATCCGGAAATGATACAGAGAATACCTCTTAAATATATCAGTTCATACATAGGGGTTACCCCTCAGGCACTTAGCCGCATTAGAAAAAAAATTACTTAA
- a CDS encoding acyl-CoA desaturase, translating into MAIVILVLFLWYSGLFFQSFFLHRYAAHQVFTMSKATERIAFILTWICQGSSYLSAYGYGIMHRIHHAYTDTEKDPHSPKYDKNMFAMMWKTKNIYQDINKQRIQVDAKFLKNVPQWKSFDRIAGSRISRIGWMLVYTLLFVWLVTAWWQWLLLPVVFLMAPIHGVIVNWFGHIYGYQNFKTSDTSKNLFKFDFLMMGEGYHNNHHYRSTRANFGGVRWHEIDITYVIIRMLNKVRIIKLA; encoded by the coding sequence ATGGCAATTGTTATACTGGTACTGTTTTTATGGTATTCAGGACTATTTTTTCAGTCCTTCTTTTTACACCGTTACGCAGCGCATCAGGTATTCACCATGTCCAAAGCAACCGAACGTATCGCTTTTATACTTACCTGGATTTGTCAGGGATCTAGTTACTTAAGTGCTTATGGCTATGGTATTATGCATAGAATCCATCATGCCTATACCGATACAGAAAAAGATCCGCATTCCCCTAAATACGATAAAAATATGTTTGCTATGATGTGGAAAACCAAAAATATATACCAGGATATCAATAAACAGCGTATTCAAGTTGATGCTAAATTTTTAAAGAATGTACCGCAGTGGAAATCTTTTGACCGTATCGCCGGATCTCGTATTTCCCGTATTGGATGGATGTTGGTATATACGTTATTGTTTGTCTGGTTGGTAACTGCATGGTGGCAGTGGTTACTACTTCCGGTAGTATTTTTAATGGCACCTATACACGGAGTAATAGTAAACTGGTTTGGTCATATCTACGGGTATCAAAATTTTAAAACCAGTGATACCTCTAAGAATTTATTTAAATTTGATTTCTTAATGATGGGCGAAGGTTATCATAACAATCACCATTACCGTAGCACCCGAGCAAACTTTGGCGGAGTACGTTGGCATGAAATTGACATCACTTATGTCATAATCAGAATGCTTAATAAAGTCAGAATTATTAAACTTGCCTAA
- a CDS encoding substrate-binding domain-containing protein: MSKKNIKIGGVPEHFNLPWHLLIEDKPVSLQKVNLEWKDFKGGTGAMCKALRTKEIDVAIILTEGIIKDMLAGNPSRIVQTYVQSPLLWGIHVDAKSEIKTVNDLKQKSAAISRYGSGSYLMAYVLASQQNWDLDSLEFKVIKNLEGAVEALTQKEADYFMWEHFTTKPLVDKGIFRRIGDCPTPWPCFVIAVREEIITTHKSEIKVLLDELNMVTSAFKKIENIETIIANRYDQKEEDVKKWLNITKWSQSLLSPKEVENVQNTLLKLRLIAQKLEYNKIIHTIS, from the coding sequence ATGAGTAAAAAAAATATTAAAATTGGTGGAGTTCCGGAACATTTTAACCTTCCCTGGCATTTGCTAATTGAAGACAAGCCTGTATCCCTACAAAAAGTGAATTTGGAATGGAAAGATTTTAAAGGAGGTACCGGTGCTATGTGTAAAGCTTTACGGACTAAAGAAATTGATGTAGCTATCATCTTAACCGAAGGCATTATAAAAGATATGCTAGCTGGCAATCCATCCCGAATAGTTCAAACTTACGTACAATCCCCTTTGTTATGGGGAATTCACGTAGATGCCAAATCTGAAATTAAAACCGTAAATGATTTAAAACAAAAGAGTGCTGCTATAAGTCGCTATGGGTCTGGTTCATACTTAATGGCATATGTTTTAGCTTCACAACAAAACTGGGATTTGGATTCCCTTGAATTTAAGGTTATTAAAAACCTGGAAGGTGCTGTAGAAGCTTTGACTCAAAAGGAAGCGGATTATTTTATGTGGGAGCACTTTACGACCAAACCATTGGTTGATAAAGGAATCTTTAGAAGAATAGGTGATTGTCCTACTCCCTGGCCTTGCTTTGTAATTGCAGTTCGCGAAGAAATTATTACTACTCACAAAAGTGAAATTAAAGTATTACTTGACGAACTCAATATGGTTACAAGTGCCTTTAAAAAGATTGAAAATATAGAAACTATTATAGCAAATCGTTACGATCAGAAGGAAGAAGATGTTAAAAAATGGTTAAATATTACGAAATGGAGTCAGTCTTTACTCTCTCCTAAAGAAGTAGAAAATGTACAAAATACCTTATTGAAATTACGGTTAATTGCTCAAAAATTGGAATATAATAAGATTATACACACTATTTCGTAA
- the ung gene encoding uracil-DNA glycosylase has product MDVNIEQSWKEHLKEEFEKPYFKDLVSFVKSEYTSATCYPKGKDIFAAFSYCSFDEVKVVIIGQDPYHGPGQAHGLAFSVPEGIAIPPSLINIFREIEEDIGEKPPIHGNLIRWAKQGVLLLNATLTVRAHQAGSHQNKGWEKFTDAVIKTISDRKTDVIFMLWGGYAKKKGAKIDATKHLVLTSGHPSPLSANRGYWFGNKHFSQANAYLSETNQSEIDW; this is encoded by the coding sequence ATGGATGTAAATATTGAACAAAGCTGGAAAGAACATTTAAAAGAAGAGTTTGAAAAACCTTATTTTAAAGACCTGGTTTCCTTTGTTAAATCAGAATATACAAGCGCTACCTGCTACCCTAAAGGTAAGGATATCTTTGCAGCCTTCTCTTATTGCAGTTTTGATGAAGTGAAAGTGGTTATTATAGGTCAGGATCCTTATCATGGTCCCGGTCAGGCACATGGACTGGCATTTTCTGTTCCGGAAGGGATCGCTATACCTCCTTCTTTAATTAATATCTTTAGGGAAATAGAGGAGGATATTGGAGAAAAACCACCTATCCATGGAAATTTAATTCGTTGGGCAAAGCAAGGGGTTTTATTATTGAATGCCACGTTAACGGTACGCGCACATCAAGCGGGTTCTCATCAGAATAAAGGTTGGGAAAAATTTACCGATGCAGTAATTAAAACGATTTCTGACCGAAAAACCGATGTTATATTTATGCTTTGGGGTGGGTATGCTAAGAAAAAGGGAGCTAAAATTGATGCAACTAAGCATCTGGTATTAACCAGTGGTCATCCTTCACCATTAAGTGCAAACCGGGGGTATTGGTTTGGTAATAAACATTTCAGTCAAGCAAATGCTTACTTATCAGAAACAAATCAGTCAGAAATTGATTGGTAG
- a CDS encoding endonuclease MutS2, whose protein sequence is MIRISEKTLSDLEFPTVCQQISELCNTDPGKNRALQIKPFPTKEKVTFALQQVEEYRLSSYQDARIPNHGFDAIERELKLLSIENTFLEALNFKKLITLNQTFNDLYIFFKKRQEIYPSLCEFAKEFPFTTEIIDQIEAIIDKYGEIKSNASVQLSNLRKEINEIQGKLNGSFGRDLQKYNSLGFLDEIKESVVDNRRVLAVKAMYRRKVKGAMMGSSKTGSIVYIEPEATLQFSRTLNNLLYEEREEIVKILKQLTNRIRPFADYLQSYQEFLSTIDVIAAKTKYAEQMNGILPKISDTRELSFKDAYHPLLYLSNTKKGQKTFPQSIHLHQNNRIIVISGPNAGGKSITLKTIGLLQVMLQSGMLIPVHEYSRVCLFTSVLTDIGDNQSIENHLSTYSYRLKNMNRFLKKCDDQTLFLIDEFGTGSDPELGGALAEAFLEVFYERGSYGIITTHYANLKMLANELPEMTNANMLFDAKTLEPLFKLYLGEAGSSFTFEVAQKNGIPYSLINKAKKKVERGKIRFDKSIANLQKERSKLQKTTSALQTKEQKAEEQKKQLEKTNLRIQEKLESYQQLYDSNQRMISLGKKIDDLSENYFNNKRKKALIDEFLKIVAVENSKRRKKSVKQKKAEQHKRQQIKAEVEKKVEVIREKKKEEKKKEEKIELQKPKVALKVGDRVRLFDGKSVGTIDTIEKKKATVNYGIFTTQVATDQLELVEKKK, encoded by the coding sequence ATGATTCGAATTTCAGAAAAAACACTTTCAGATCTTGAGTTCCCTACAGTATGTCAACAAATCAGCGAACTATGTAATACGGATCCTGGTAAAAACAGGGCTCTGCAAATCAAACCTTTTCCTACTAAAGAGAAAGTAACTTTTGCCCTACAACAAGTAGAAGAATATCGGTTATCAAGTTATCAGGATGCCAGGATACCTAATCACGGGTTTGATGCTATTGAGAGAGAATTAAAATTACTTTCTATTGAAAACACTTTTCTGGAAGCTTTGAATTTTAAAAAACTAATCACCTTAAATCAAACTTTTAACGATCTATATATCTTCTTTAAAAAAAGACAGGAGATTTACCCTAGCCTTTGTGAATTTGCAAAAGAATTTCCATTTACCACAGAGATTATTGACCAGATTGAAGCCATCATTGATAAATACGGAGAAATAAAAAGTAATGCCAGTGTCCAACTCTCCAATCTTCGTAAAGAAATTAACGAAATCCAAGGAAAACTAAACGGAAGTTTTGGGCGTGACCTTCAGAAGTACAATAGTTTAGGATTTCTGGACGAAATTAAAGAAAGTGTTGTCGATAACAGAAGAGTGCTTGCAGTAAAAGCAATGTACCGGCGTAAGGTAAAAGGTGCCATGATGGGGAGTTCAAAAACCGGAAGCATCGTGTACATAGAGCCGGAAGCCACTCTGCAATTTAGCCGAACACTTAATAATTTATTATATGAAGAGAGAGAAGAAATTGTAAAGATTTTAAAACAACTGACCAATCGAATTCGACCTTTTGCGGATTACCTACAATCATATCAGGAATTTTTAAGTACCATTGATGTCATCGCGGCAAAAACCAAGTACGCTGAACAAATGAACGGGATCTTGCCTAAAATTTCTGATACCCGGGAATTATCTTTTAAAGATGCTTATCACCCTTTATTATACCTTTCGAATACTAAAAAAGGACAAAAAACCTTTCCGCAAAGTATTCACCTACATCAAAACAACCGTATCATTGTCATTTCAGGACCTAATGCCGGTGGTAAAAGTATCACTTTAAAAACTATTGGGTTACTACAAGTTATGTTACAATCAGGAATGCTTATTCCGGTGCATGAATACAGCAGGGTGTGTTTGTTTACTTCTGTTCTTACGGATATTGGTGATAATCAATCTATTGAAAACCATTTAAGCACCTATAGCTATCGACTTAAAAATATGAATCGGTTCCTAAAGAAATGTGACGATCAAACCTTATTTCTAATTGACGAGTTTGGTACCGGGAGTGATCCGGAATTAGGTGGCGCCCTGGCTGAAGCTTTTCTGGAAGTCTTTTATGAAAGAGGATCCTACGGAATTATTACCACGCATTATGCTAATTTAAAAATGCTGGCTAATGAATTACCTGAAATGACTAACGCAAATATGCTATTTGATGCTAAAACCCTTGAACCACTATTTAAATTATACCTGGGAGAAGCCGGCAGTTCCTTTACCTTTGAAGTGGCCCAAAAAAACGGAATACCATACAGCTTAATTAACAAAGCCAAAAAGAAAGTAGAAAGAGGCAAAATCCGTTTTGATAAAAGCATTGCAAATTTGCAAAAAGAACGGTCTAAATTGCAAAAAACAACTTCGGCTTTACAAACTAAAGAACAAAAAGCTGAAGAGCAAAAAAAACAACTGGAAAAAACGAACTTACGCATTCAGGAAAAACTAGAGAGTTATCAGCAATTATATGATAGTAACCAACGGATGATTTCTCTAGGAAAAAAAATAGATGATCTGAGTGAAAACTATTTTAACAACAAAAGGAAGAAAGCCTTAATTGATGAATTCTTAAAAATTGTTGCAGTAGAAAATTCAAAGCGTAGAAAGAAATCCGTAAAACAGAAAAAAGCAGAACAGCATAAAAGACAACAGATTAAGGCGGAAGTAGAGAAAAAAGTAGAAGTAATTCGCGAAAAAAAGAAAGAAGAAAAGAAAAAAGAAGAAAAAATTGAACTACAAAAGCCAAAAGTTGCTTTAAAAGTCGGAGACCGGGTTCGTTTATTTGATGGAAAATCCGTGGGTACCATTGATACTATTGAAAAGAAAAAAGCTACGGTAAATTACGGCATCTTTACGACCCAGGTAGCTACGGATCAATTAGAACTGGTCGAAAAGAAGAAATAA
- a CDS encoding PIG-L family deacetylase, translating to MIKHRYLVLFFIFFQTLSYTQAPSKWNSIEIYEAIEKLNFLGSALYIAAHPDDENTKLISYLSNKVKARTAYLSLTRGDGGQNLIGPEIREMLGVIRTQELVTARNIDGGSQLFTRANDFGYSKHPKETLQIWNKDSVLGDVVWAIRNFKPDIIVNRFDHRTPGATHGHHTSSAMLSVEAFDLAGDASKFPSQLKYVTSWQPKRTFFNTSWWFYGSEENFKKADKSRLLDVDTGVYFPIKGISNSEIAALSRSQHKSQGFGALGTRGSLTEYLELVKGDLPKDKNNLFEGIDTSWNRIKKGKEIQVLLDQILQEYDFTNPSASTANLIEVYKKIQNLEDQHWKQVKLEEIKDIILAVSGIYLEASTTTAFTTPSATLPIQIEAINRSSTPVVLSSIIIPAINYKEQVNKKLEDNRTENIEVSGKLMANLSYTTPYWLKTTGSLGMYHVADQKLIGRPETPSQLQVSFELSINNISIPITKQIVYKVKDPVKGEVYQPLEIIPEVTINLKEEVLLFADTLSKKLPVVIRAHKDNMKGEASIKTVGNWKITPDKIAVNIVKKGEDQTVYFTLTPPENQNIAAICPEFKIENTTYTKKINQVTYEHIPNQTVILPSEAKAIKLDIAIKGKEIGYINGAGDVVPESLRQIGYNVTILEPTKLQLNTLKKYDAVITGVRAYNILNELAFKQKVLIQYVKEGGNLIIQYNTSRGLKTNDLGPYPLTLSRDRVTDENATVSILDSEHPALNSPNKITAKDFEGWVQERGLYFPKEWSKEYTALLSMADEGESIKKGSLLVASYGKGNYVYTGLSFFREFPAGVPGAYRLFANLISLGK from the coding sequence ATGATCAAACATCGCTACCTGGTACTCTTTTTTATTTTTTTTCAAACTTTATCTTACACACAAGCACCGTCTAAATGGAATTCCATAGAAATATATGAAGCTATTGAAAAATTAAATTTCTTAGGTTCGGCATTATACATAGCGGCACATCCTGATGACGAAAACACCAAATTGATTTCGTACCTTTCTAATAAGGTAAAAGCAAGAACAGCTTACTTATCCTTAACCCGCGGAGACGGTGGTCAAAACCTTATTGGCCCAGAAATCCGCGAAATGTTGGGTGTTATACGTACCCAGGAATTAGTAACTGCACGTAACATCGATGGAGGTTCACAATTATTTACTCGTGCCAACGATTTCGGATACTCGAAGCACCCTAAAGAAACCTTGCAAATATGGAATAAAGACAGTGTCTTAGGCGACGTAGTGTGGGCCATTCGTAATTTTAAACCGGATATTATTGTCAATCGTTTTGACCATAGAACACCAGGCGCTACCCACGGGCATCATACATCTTCGGCTATGTTAAGTGTAGAAGCTTTTGATTTAGCTGGAGATGCTTCTAAATTTCCTTCTCAATTAAAATATGTAACCTCATGGCAACCTAAACGTACGTTTTTTAATACTTCCTGGTGGTTTTACGGTAGCGAAGAAAATTTTAAAAAAGCAGATAAATCCAGGTTGCTAGATGTTGACACGGGAGTTTATTTTCCGATAAAAGGAATTTCTAATTCTGAAATTGCAGCTTTAAGCCGAAGCCAACATAAATCGCAAGGGTTCGGGGCCTTAGGAACTCGCGGTAGCCTGACGGAATATCTGGAATTAGTTAAAGGAGACCTTCCGAAAGATAAAAATAATCTCTTTGAAGGAATTGATACCTCCTGGAACCGGATAAAAAAGGGAAAAGAAATTCAGGTTTTACTAGATCAGATTTTACAAGAATATGACTTTACTAATCCTTCAGCTTCTACCGCTAATTTAATCGAGGTGTATAAGAAAATTCAAAATCTGGAAGATCAACATTGGAAACAAGTAAAATTAGAAGAAATTAAAGATATTATCCTAGCAGTTTCCGGCATCTACTTAGAAGCTTCAACGACTACTGCATTTACAACACCTTCTGCTACCCTACCCATACAAATAGAAGCGATTAATCGTAGTAGTACACCAGTTGTCTTAAGTAGTATTATAATTCCTGCCATCAACTATAAAGAACAAGTAAATAAAAAACTAGAAGATAATAGAACTGAAAATATAGAAGTTAGTGGCAAACTGATGGCTAACCTCTCTTATACCACTCCTTACTGGTTAAAAACAACCGGAAGTTTAGGGATGTACCATGTTGCAGACCAAAAATTAATTGGTCGGCCGGAGACTCCCAGTCAGTTACAAGTTTCTTTTGAACTAAGCATTAATAACATCTCTATTCCTATTACCAAACAGATTGTGTATAAGGTAAAAGACCCGGTAAAAGGGGAAGTATACCAACCTTTAGAGATTATTCCGGAAGTCACTATCAATCTAAAAGAAGAAGTTCTACTTTTTGCTGATACATTGTCTAAAAAACTTCCGGTAGTGATTCGAGCACATAAAGACAATATGAAAGGAGAAGCATCGATAAAAACAGTAGGAAACTGGAAGATTACACCTGATAAGATTGCGGTTAACATCGTAAAAAAAGGAGAAGATCAAACTGTTTATTTTACGCTAACTCCCCCTGAAAATCAAAATATTGCAGCCATTTGTCCGGAATTTAAAATAGAAAATACCACCTACACTAAAAAAATAAACCAGGTTACCTACGAACATATTCCAAATCAAACCGTAATACTTCCTTCTGAAGCTAAAGCCATAAAACTGGATATTGCTATAAAAGGAAAAGAAATTGGGTACATTAACGGAGCGGGTGACGTAGTTCCTGAAAGTTTACGGCAAATAGGTTACAATGTAACTATCCTGGAACCTACCAAGTTGCAATTAAACACCTTAAAAAAATACGATGCAGTCATCACGGGGGTAAGGGCATATAATATCTTAAATGAACTTGCTTTTAAACAAAAGGTGTTAATACAGTACGTTAAAGAAGGTGGTAATTTAATCATTCAATACAATACCAGCCGAGGCTTAAAAACAAATGACCTGGGGCCCTACCCGCTCACCTTATCAAGAGACCGGGTTACGGATGAAAATGCAACCGTTAGTATTCTGGATTCGGAACATCCTGCGCTAAACAGTCCTAATAAAATTACCGCTAAGGATTTTGAAGGTTGGGTACAAGAAAGAGGTTTATACTTTCCAAAAGAATGGTCAAAAGAATACACCGCATTACTAAGTATGGCTGATGAAGGAGAATCTATTAAAAAAGGTTCTTTATTAGTTGCTTCTTACGGAAAAGGAAATTATGTATATACCGGACTTAGTTTCTTTAGAGAATTTCCGGCTGGAGTACCCGGAGCATACCGGCTTTTTGCTAACTTAATTTCTTTAGGAAAATAG